The Chitinophaga parva genomic sequence ACTGAGCACCATAATAGCTATGATCTGATATTTTCAGATATACGGCTGTCTGATGGATTGTCGTTTGAGATTTTTAGGCAAACAGACATCAGTAAGCCCGTTATTTTTGTTACCGCATACAGCGATTATGCAATAGAGGCCTTTCGCAATAATGGCATCGATTATATTTTAAAACCTTTTGATGAAGAAGAAATACGCCGCGCTTTCTTGAAATACAACACCCTGATCGTTCCTGATATTGAAATGGAACGTGCCAGAATGGCGAGCTTATTGCAGCAGCTGCGGTCTGCAACGAAGACCTATAAAAAATCCTTCCTTTTTCATTATTGCGGCAGACTAGTCCCTGTGGAATCCGAGAAGATCCATTGGTTTTATACTGCCAAAGAGATAGTATATGCCCGCACTGCAGACGAGAAACTATACATCGCAGGGTCTACACTGGAGCAATTGGAACAAGCGCTGGACCCCGGTCTTTTTTTTCGTGCCAACCGCCAGTTTATCATCAACCGGAATGCTGTGGATACGGTTGAATATTTTTTCAATGGAAGACTGGAGGTTAAAATACAT encodes the following:
- a CDS encoding LytR/AlgR family response regulator transcription factor, coding for MTLPLRIVLIEDEAATARNLEYIIREIKPDLEIMATLQSVTEAVNWLTEHHNSYDLIFSDIRLSDGLSFEIFRQTDISKPVIFVTAYSDYAIEAFRNNGIDYILKPFDEEEIRRAFLKYNTLIVPDIEMERARMASLLQQLRSATKTYKKSFLFHYCGRLVPVESEKIHWFYTAKEIVYARTADEKLYIAGSTLEQLEQALDPGLFFRANRQFIINRNAVDTVEYFFNGRLEVKIHPSPQEQVLVSKARAMLFRRWLDQ